From one Nyctibius grandis isolate bNycGra1 chromosome 20, bNycGra1.pri, whole genome shotgun sequence genomic stretch:
- the CHST3 gene encoding carbohydrate sulfotransferase 3: MEIRRALPQDFCELLHCLKMRSKYAVLLVFIIGLVIIEKENNFISRVSDKLKQSPQALAEANGTEASPAPAENGSLASLRELDAAFSQLRSHLRNITLQLVGDGDPGPRRHVLLMATTRTGSSFVGEFFNQQGSIFYLFEPLWHIERTVTFEPGGANAVGSALVYRDVLKQLLLCDLYILESFISPAPEGHLTPFMFRRGSSRSLCEEPVCTPNAKKVFEKYHCKNRRCGPLNITLAAEACRRKQHVALKTVRIRQLEFLQPLVEDPRLDVRIIQLVRDPRAVLASRMVAFSGKYETWKKWASEGEAPLHEEEVQRLRGNCESIRLSAELGLRRPGWLRGRYMLVRYEDVARAPLQKAEEMYRFAGLPLTPQVEEWIDKNTQASRDGSGVYSTRKNSSEQFEKWRFSIPFKLAQVVQDACAPAMRLFGYKLAGSPAALANRSFSLLEEAQPSWVT; encoded by the exons ATGGAGATCCGACGCGCTTTGCCCCAGGATTTCTGTGAGCTGCTGCACTGCCTGAAGATGAGGAGCAAGTATGCCGTCCTGCTGGTCTTCATCATCGGCCTCGTCATCATCGAGAAGGAGAACAACTTCATCTCCAG GGTGTCGGACAAGCTGAAGCAGTCCCCACAGGCACTGGCAGAGGCCAACGGCACGGAGGCCAGCCCGGCGCCGGCCGAGAACGGCTCGCTGGCCTCACTGCGAGAGCTGGATGCCGCCTTCTCCCAGCTGAGATCCCACCTGCGCAACATCACCCTGCAGCTGGTGGGTGACGGGGACCCCGGGCCACGGCGGCACGTCCTGCTGATGGCCACCACCCGCACCGGCTCCTCCTTTGTGGGGGAGTTCTTCAACCAGCAAGGCAGCATCTTCTACCTCTTCGAGCCCCTCTGGCACATCGAGAGAACGGTGACCTTCGAGCCGGGGGGAGCCAATGCGGTGGGCTCGGCCCTGGTCTACCGGGATGTCCTCAAGCAGCTTCTCCTTTGTGACCTCTACATCTTGGAGAGCTTCATCTCGCCGGCTCCCGAGGGCCACCTGACGCCCTTCATGTTCCGGCGGGGCTCGAGCCGCTCGCTCTGCGAGGAGCCGGTCTGCACGCCCAACGCCAAGAAGGTCTTCGAGAAGTACCACTGCAAGAACCGCCGCTGCGGCCCCCTCAACATCACCCTGGCCGCCGAGGCGTGCCGCCGCAAGCAGCACGTGGCCCTGAAGACGGTGCGCATCCGGCAGCTGGAGTTCCTGCAGCCGCTGGTGGAGGACCCTCGGCTGGACGTGCGCATCATCCAGCTGGTACGAGACCCCCGAGCTGTCCTGGCCTCGCGCATGGTGGCCTTCTCCGGCAAGTACGAGACCTGGAAGAAGTGGGCGTCCGAAGGGGAGGCTCCCCTCCACGAGGAAGAGGTGCAACGGCTGCGGGGGAACTGCGAGAGCATCCGTCTGTCGGCCGAGCTGGGGCTGCGGCGGCCGGGCTGGCTGCGGGGCCGTTACATGCTGGTACGCTACGAGGACGTGGCGCGGGCTCCCTTGCAGAAGGCCGAGGAGATGTACCGCTTCGCCGGGCTCCCCCTCACCCCTCAGGTGGAGGAATGGATCGACAAGAACACGCAGGCGTCCCGCGACGGCAGCGGCGTCTACTCCACCCGCAAAAACTCCTCGGAGCAGTTCGAGAAGTGGCGGTTCAGCATCCCCTTCAAGCTGGCGCAGGTGGTGCAGGACGCCTGCGCCCCGGCCATGCGCCTCTTCGGCTACAAGCTGGCCGGCAGCCCCGCCGCGCTGGCTAACCGCTCCTTCAGCCTGCTCGAGGAGGCACAGCCCTCCTGGGTCACGTAA
- the AIFM2 gene encoding ferroptosis suppressor protein 1: MGSRVSVDDSVRVVVVGGGFGGTAAASLLKSWAIPFVLVDVRDAFHHNVAALRAAVESGFAKKTFISYSVTFGDSFRQGKVIGIDPGRQQVLLSDGEELHYSHLILATGSDGPFPGKFNKVIDMESAIQTYEDMVKEIEKSERILVVGGGAAGVEMAAEIKTEYPAKEVTLIHSKIALADAELLDSVRQEVKEILLRKGVRLLLSERVSNVEDLTPNRFQKDMVVRTEKGTEVVADMVVLCTGIKINSSAYAAAFGDKMASNSALKVNKHLQLEGYENIYAIGDCADVKEPKMAYHAGLHANIVVTNIINSLTHKPLKTYEPGSLTFLLSMGRNDGVGQVNGYYVGRLLVTIAKSRDLFVSKSWKTMGQTMPS, translated from the exons ATGGGATCCCGCGTGTCCGTGGACGACTCCGTgcgggtggtggtggtggggggcgGCTTCGGAGGCACGGCGGCCGCCAGCCTGCTCAAGTCCTGGGCCATCCCCTTCGTGCTGGTGGACGTGAGAGACGCTTTCCATCACAACGTCGctgccctccgcgccgccgtGGAGAGTG GATTTGCCAAGAAGACCTTCATCTCCTACTCTGTCACCTTTGGGGACAGCTTCCGACAAGGGAAGGTGATTGGCATAGACCCTGGGAGGCAACAAGTCCTGCTCAGTGATGGTGAG GAGCTTCACTACTCCCATCTCATTCTTGCAACGGGCAGTGATGGACCGTTCCCTGGGAAGTTCAACAAAGTCATTGACATGGAAAGTGCCATCCAGACCTACGAAGACATGGTTAAGGAG ATTGAGAAATCTGAGCGCATCCTGGTAGTGGGAGGTGGTGCTGCTGGAGTCGAGATGGCTGCAGAGATCAAAACAGAGTATCCAGCCAAAGAG GTCACCCTCATTCACTCAAAAATTGCACTAGCTGATGCGGAGCTGCTAGATAGCGTCCGTCAGGAGGTGAAAGAGATTCTCCTCAGAAAAGGAGTGCGCCTCCTATTAA GTGAAAGGGTCAGCAATGTGGAAGACCTCACGCCAAACCGGTTCCAGAAGGACATGGTAGTAAGGACAGAAAAGGGCACGGAGGTGGTTGCTGACATGGTGGTCCTGTGCACAGGGATAAAGATTAACTCTTCAGCATACGCCGCTGCATTTG GGGACAAAATGGCAAGTAACAGTGCTTTGAAAGTTAACAAGCACCTCCAGCTGGAAGGCTATGAGAACATCTATGCCATTGGGGACTGTGCAGATGTGAAAGAGCCGAAGATGGCCTACCATGCCGGGCTCCATGCCAACATCGTGGTGACGAATATCATCAACAGCCTGACACATAAGCCTCTTAAAACCTACGAACCAG GGTCACTAACATTCCTGCTTTCAATGGGCAGGAATGATGGCGTAGGCCAGGTCAATGGTTACTATGTGGGACGTCTCTTGGTGACCATTGCTAAGAGCCGGGACCTGTTTGTCTCCAAGAGCTGGAAGACGATGGGACAGACAATGCCCTCTTAA